The nucleotide window TCCGCTCCGGGGAACTGCCCCGGTTTAGTGCTTGCCACCCGACGGTAGTACGGCTGGAGCGGCACCGGGATATAGTGTACCTGCGTGCCGATGCCGGCTTCGCGAAGGCGGTGCATTACGTCGGCACGAGCGATGCCGTAAGCCTCGAAATCGATCTGAACCACGAACAGGTGATACGCGTGCACCAGCCGCGCGCAGGTTTTCAGAGGTTTGACCCGCCCCGAAGGGATGTTCAGTTCAATCAGCCGGTGATACCAGAAGGCGATCTCGTTGCGCCGCCGCACCGACCAATCGAGGCGCTTGAGCTGGCCTATCCCCAGGGCCGCCTGGATATCGGTCAGGCGATAATTGAAGCCCGGCTCGGGCATTTCGTAGTACCAGGGATTGAGGCGGCCATCCGAGGCGTACGCCATTTCCTGATTCGCGAAGTCTGATTTGACCATGCCGTGATTGCGAAACCGGCGGAGTTTCTCGTCCAGGGCAGCGTCATTCGTGGCGATAGCGCCTCCCTCGCCGGTGGCTACATGCTTGACCGGGTGGAAAGAGAAGACGGTCATATCGGAGTGCTCGCCGCAGCCGATCCGGCAACTGCCGCGGCCGCACTCATATGAGGCACCCAGCGCGTGGCAGGCGTCGTCGACCACCCGCGCTCCATGGCGGGACGTGATCTCGCGGATGCGCATGAGATTCACCGGCTGGCCGGCGAAATGCACCGGGATGATCGCTTTGACTCGGCGGCCCGTATCGGCTTCGAGCAGCGGCACGAGGGCTTCAGGATTCATGTTACCCGTCTCGGGATCAATGTCCACGAAGGCGACCTCGGCGCCCACATACCGCGCGCAGTTAGCGTCAGCGAGAAACGTGTTGGGCGATGTCACCACCGTACCCCCGGGACCGATCCCCAGCGCGAGCATGGACAGGTGCAGCGCCGCCGTGCCGGTGGCGCAGGCGACCACATG belongs to Candidatus Zixiibacteriota bacterium and includes:
- the pseC gene encoding UDP-4-amino-4,6-dideoxy-N-acetyl-beta-L-altrosamine transaminase; the protein is MGDPPKPFLPYARQHITPEDIEAVAEVLRSDWLTQGPTIARFEEALAEITGAKHVVACATGTAALHLSMLALGIGPGGTVVTSPNTFLADANCARYVGAEVAFVDIDPETGNMNPEALVPLLEADTGRRVKAIIPVHFAGQPVNLMRIREITSRHGARVVDDACHALGASYECGRGSCRIGCGEHSDMTVFSFHPVKHVATGEGGAIATNDAALDEKLRRFRNHGMVKSDFANQEMAYASDGRLNPWYYEMPEPGFNYRLTDIQAALGIGQLKRLDWSVRRRNEIAFWYHRLIELNIPSGRVKPLKTCARLVHAYHLFVVQIDFEAYGIARADVMHRLREAGIGTQVHYIPVPLQPYYRRVASTKPGQFPGA